One window of the Eucalyptus grandis isolate ANBG69807.140 chromosome 8, ASM1654582v1, whole genome shotgun sequence genome contains the following:
- the LOC104416603 gene encoding uncharacterized protein LOC104416603, with amino-acid sequence MEHQVDTAADASISTSPIALPPLPHMSYAKPFPDISKIEVFNGNNFIRWQERVFSILDVHGVAFALTEVEPIDNKLRDQWIHTNKVCRHTIISTLSNELFDVYCLYKEAKQIWDSMTAKYTAKDVGRQKFVIGNYYRWEMSDDKEIKTQINKYHKLVKDLKAENINLQEEFLAGLLIKKLPESWNNYKQQLKHKDKQLSLADLIVHIIIEDKTRKEIKNRYYNKKNLITNPRLLTPPSKRKALALFVENQANIVANVKEWVVDSGAIRHICANKNAFSSYMPVGEGEKIIYLDDSRTAQVLGKGKVLLKLTFGKTLVLNDVLHVPNIRANLVSVALLGKVGVKVSFKSDKIVMTKNNVFVKKGYCNQ; translated from the exons ATGGAGCATCAAGTTGATACTGCTGCTGATGCCTCAATCTCCACCAGTCCAATTGCACTACCACCACTACCACACATGTCCTATGCCAAACCATTCCCTGACATATCGAAGATCGAAGTTTTCAATGGCAACAATTTCATAAGGTGGCAAGAAAGGGTTTTCTCTATCCTAGATGTGCACGGCGTGGCTTTCGCACTTACGGAGGTTGAACCAATTGATAACAAGCTTCGAGATCAATGGATACACACTAATAAGGTATGTAGGCACACAATTATTAGTACTCTTTCTAATGAATTGTTTGATGTCTACTGTCTGTACaaggaagcaaaacaaatatgGGACTCCATGACTGCAAAGTACACTGCCAAAGATGTGGGCAGACAAAAATTTGTAATCGGAAATTATTATCGATGGGAAATGTCCGATGATAAGGAGATCAAGACACAAATCAATAAATATCACAAGCTAGTGAAGGACTTGAAGGCAGAAAACATCAACTTACAAGAAGAATTTCTTGCGGGCCTGCTGATTAAAAAGTTGCCTGAGTCTTGGAATAACTACAAGCAACAACTCAAGCACAAGGACAAGCAATTGTCACTAGCCGATTTGATCGTGCATATCATCATTGAGGATAAAACTCGCAAGGAGATCAAAAATAGgtattataacaaaaaaaaccTTATTACAAACCCAAGGTTGCTCACCCCACCTTCAAAAAGAAAGGCTCTTGCTTTGTTTGTGGAAAACCAG GCCAACATTGTGGCCAATGTGAAAGAGTGGGTGGTAGACTCAGGTGCTATCAGGCATATTTGTGCGAACAAAAATGCCTTTTCCTCCTACATGCCAGTAGGGGAaggagaaaaaattatttatcttgaTGATTCAAGAACGGCTCAAGTTCTTGGGAAAGGAAAAGTTCTTCTCAAGCTCACATTCGGCAAGACTTTGGTCCTGAATGATGTATTACATGTCCCTAATATAAGGGCAAACCTGGTCTCGGTAGCACTTTTAGGAAAGGTTGGGGTGAAGGTGTCATTCAAATCTGATAAGATtgtaatgacaaaaaataatgtCTTTGTGAAAAAGGGTTATTGTAATCAATGA